One segment of Paenibacillus rhizovicinus DNA contains the following:
- a CDS encoding ABC transporter permease, whose translation MPIITMIFRKMGKNRWLQLNLWLGLTICVALFSSMPLYSHAILQRTLFKELQQLQKDSDEYPGMLQATTSVSGGRSFATTHSLIQKADNYMAGAPKRLGLDVQSYIMSRSTQSFRVLPVDASAQEKRELVVSGSFRTVSDFDKRLKVIDGRLPDPKRNDGVYEVAVTQKFIIDLKRDLGSELDYTTKEGAKIRIIPVGIVESKQANAYDQFNVEANNASFYIPYEQFNHDFVDNEGPLKLSVLMWQYSLDYSQMNIDKIDTYVKEFNAMTNYFNTRVGIGNVKMPAKTPIATYSEKKDKLNLMLWSLYSPVMFMLAFYLYMAANLIIDRQKTEISVLRSRGASRLQIMSVFLFESVLLGLLALAAGPFIGVYFTKLLGASSGFLEFVQRAKLEVVLNSTSYLIATSAVAGSIILILIPAFLATKVTIVGHKQQMARMTKLSFWHKIGADFILIGISIYMLTRFNNQLTDLKKLALDPTSIQVDPLMFFMPAIFSLGAGLFILRVYPWFIKLIFWIGRKWWTPALYSTLLQISRSSTQYLTIKVFLIMTIATGLFSANAARTINGNMEDRIQYTTGSDIQLSVHWDNDKPPPPPPGAPQGGDSDDTTVEKPKVVTYTEPSFITMTQLAGVDSAARVFRKPNASFTAGGQNGAVTLYGIDTYDFGKVAWMRGGLLQYPLNSYLNLIASNPKAVLVSRSMAKQYGVKAGDTISAKWEGLDSADFIVYGIVDYWPGWSPLPVSGDADDPNVRLPNLIVGQLPYIQNHLALEPYEVWIKLKDGAGSKVIYDDLIKKEIPIENLVDANQLLIRSKNDPFRLAINGVMTLGFVISMLISFFGFLLFWVLTLSSRTLQFGILRAMGISFRQIIGMLLSEQLLTSAAAILFGVLIGNTVSRLFVPLFQLSFNASDQVPPFSIVRQLSDYVQLYSVVGFMLIVGLAVLGIRVSRMKITQALKLGEE comes from the coding sequence ATGCCAATTATAACGATGATTTTTCGGAAAATGGGGAAGAACCGATGGCTTCAGCTTAATTTATGGCTGGGACTTACCATATGCGTCGCGTTGTTCAGTTCCATGCCGCTTTACTCGCATGCCATACTGCAGCGCACGCTGTTCAAAGAGCTGCAGCAGCTGCAAAAGGATAGCGACGAGTACCCGGGCATGCTGCAAGCGACGACTTCCGTGTCGGGAGGACGTTCGTTCGCAACGACGCATTCGTTGATTCAGAAGGCTGACAATTACATGGCGGGCGCGCCGAAAAGGCTTGGCCTGGACGTGCAGTCCTATATCATGTCGCGCAGCACGCAGTCGTTCAGGGTGCTGCCTGTCGATGCATCGGCTCAAGAGAAGCGCGAACTCGTCGTTTCCGGCAGCTTCCGTACCGTGTCGGATTTCGATAAACGTCTGAAAGTAATCGACGGGCGCTTGCCGGATCCGAAGCGCAACGACGGCGTTTACGAGGTTGCCGTCACGCAAAAGTTCATCATCGATCTGAAACGCGACCTCGGCAGCGAGCTGGATTATACGACCAAGGAAGGCGCTAAGATTCGCATCATTCCGGTCGGAATCGTGGAATCCAAGCAAGCGAACGCTTACGATCAGTTCAATGTGGAAGCCAACAACGCGTCCTTTTACATCCCTTACGAGCAATTCAATCATGATTTCGTCGACAACGAAGGCCCGCTCAAGCTGTCGGTTCTGATGTGGCAGTATTCGCTGGATTATTCGCAAATGAATATCGACAAAATCGATACTTACGTGAAAGAATTCAACGCGATGACCAACTATTTCAACACCCGCGTAGGTATCGGTAATGTCAAAATGCCGGCCAAGACGCCGATCGCGACGTATTCGGAGAAGAAGGACAAGCTGAACCTTATGCTGTGGTCGCTTTATTCGCCGGTTATGTTCATGCTTGCGTTCTATCTCTACATGGCGGCCAATCTCATCATCGACCGGCAGAAGACGGAAATCTCGGTGCTCCGCAGCCGCGGCGCGAGCCGGTTGCAGATCATGTCCGTATTCCTGTTCGAGAGCGTGCTGCTCGGTTTGCTGGCGCTTGCCGCCGGGCCGTTCATCGGCGTTTATTTCACCAAGCTGCTCGGCGCATCGAGCGGATTCCTGGAATTCGTGCAGCGCGCCAAGCTGGAAGTCGTCCTGAACAGCACTTCTTATCTGATCGCGACTTCCGCGGTAGCAGGCTCGATCATTCTTATTCTGATTCCGGCTTTCTTGGCTACGAAGGTGACGATCGTCGGGCACAAGCAGCAAATGGCGCGGATGACGAAGCTGTCGTTCTGGCATAAGATCGGCGCCGACTTCATCTTGATCGGCATTTCGATTTATATGCTGACGCGTTTCAACAATCAGCTCACCGACTTGAAGAAGCTTGCGCTCGATCCGACATCGATCCAGGTGGATCCGCTCATGTTCTTCATGCCGGCGATATTCTCGCTCGGAGCGGGGCTGTTCATTCTTCGGGTTTACCCGTGGTTCATTAAGTTGATCTTTTGGATCGGCCGCAAATGGTGGACGCCTGCGCTCTATTCCACCTTGCTGCAAATCAGCCGCTCCTCTACGCAGTATCTAACGATCAAAGTGTTTCTGATCATGACGATCGCGACGGGGTTGTTCAGCGCGAACGCCGCACGAACGATCAATGGGAACATGGAGGACCGGATTCAATACACGACCGGCTCCGACATTCAGCTTTCCGTGCATTGGGACAATGATAAGCCGCCTCCGCCGCCGCCGGGTGCGCCGCAAGGCGGAGACAGCGACGATACGACCGTTGAGAAACCGAAGGTCGTCACGTACACGGAGCCGTCGTTTATTACGATGACCCAGCTGGCAGGCGTCGATTCGGCCGCGCGCGTGTTCAGAAAGCCGAACGCCAGCTTCACGGCCGGCGGGCAGAACGGTGCCGTTACCTTGTACGGCATCGACACGTACGATTTCGGCAAAGTCGCCTGGATGCGGGGCGGACTGCTGCAATATCCGCTGAATAGCTACTTGAACCTGATTGCCTCGAATCCGAAGGCAGTGCTCGTATCGCGTTCGATGGCGAAGCAGTACGGCGTGAAGGCCGGCGATACGATTTCCGCGAAGTGGGAAGGACTGGACAGCGCTGACTTCATCGTATACGGCATTGTCGATTACTGGCCGGGCTGGAGCCCGCTGCCGGTGTCGGGGGATGCAGACGATCCGAATGTCAGATTGCCGAATCTGATCGTCGGCCAGCTGCCGTATATCCAGAACCATCTGGCGCTTGAGCCGTACGAAGTATGGATTAAGCTCAAGGACGGAGCGGGCAGCAAGGTGATTTACGACGATCTGATCAAAAAAGAAATTCCGATCGAAAATCTCGTCGATGCGAACCAGCTGCTCATCCGTTCCAAGAATGACCCGTTCCGACTGGCCATTAATGGCGTCATGACGCTCGGCTTCGTCATCTCCATGCTAATCAGCTTCTTCGGGTTCCTGTTGTTCTGGGTGCTCACCTTGTCCAGCAGAACGCTGCAGTTCGGTATTCTGCGGGCGATGGGGATCTCGTTCAGGCAAATCATCGGGATGCTGCTCAGCGAGCAGCTGCTGACCTCGGCGGCGGCGATTCTATTCGGTGTACTCATAGGAAACACCGTTAGCCGATTGTTCGTACCGCTGTTCCAGCTGTCATTCAACGCTTCGGACCAAGTGCCGCCGTTCTCGATCGTTCGTCAATTGAGCGATTACGTGCAGCTGTACAGCGTCGTCGGCTTTATGCTGATCGTCGGTCTGGCCGTACTGGGTATCCGCGTATCACGCATGAAGATCACGCAGGCGCTGAAGCTAGGGGAGGAATAA
- a CDS encoding efflux RND transporter periplasmic adaptor subunit yields the protein MPLNQPSNRRRRRLAIGAASAIVAATMLSGCSLLPTKETTLQPPLIKPAAEKVDAVDVKKGTIERYFSGSAVVASSHTVPVFYKESGRLKEIYVSQGNEVKAGQLIAELDRGDLDLRLKLEKLNLERAQIALNSALRDGITGNELRLKQIDLEREQITMDSMQQQLDSAKLVAPISGEIAYLDTKAAGDSINGYTPLVTIADPKETYLVYAADDAKLISSIEREMPVEITLNDKKIAGKVLQGPLDAPITGNAEVDERNTKLLYVGISDPSVKIELGKSVQIKIGLQKKTGVVVIPRSGLRTYLGRTYVQVADGDRRKEIDVEPGIMTQTDVEIVKGLDEGMKVILNN from the coding sequence TTGCCGTTGAACCAACCGTCTAACCGCCGTCGCAGGAGGCTTGCGATCGGAGCTGCCTCAGCCATTGTCGCCGCAACCATGCTTTCGGGCTGTTCCCTGCTTCCTACGAAGGAAACAACGCTGCAGCCGCCGCTTATTAAACCCGCAGCAGAGAAGGTCGATGCCGTCGATGTGAAGAAAGGGACGATCGAGCGTTATTTCTCCGGCTCGGCAGTTGTCGCTTCCAGCCATACGGTGCCGGTGTTTTATAAAGAAAGCGGCAGATTGAAGGAGATTTATGTGTCGCAAGGAAACGAAGTGAAGGCAGGTCAATTGATCGCCGAGCTCGACAGAGGCGATTTGGACCTGCGGCTCAAGCTGGAGAAGCTGAATCTCGAACGCGCCCAAATCGCCTTGAATAGTGCTTTACGGGACGGCATCACGGGCAATGAGCTTCGCTTGAAGCAGATCGATTTGGAACGCGAGCAGATTACGATGGATTCCATGCAGCAGCAATTGGATTCCGCGAAGCTGGTAGCCCCGATCAGCGGGGAGATCGCATATCTGGATACGAAGGCGGCTGGCGACAGCATCAACGGGTATACGCCGCTCGTAACGATCGCTGATCCGAAAGAGACGTACCTCGTTTATGCGGCCGATGACGCGAAGCTGATTTCTTCGATCGAACGCGAGATGCCCGTCGAAATTACTTTGAACGACAAGAAAATCGCAGGCAAAGTGCTGCAAGGACCGCTGGATGCTCCGATTACCGGCAATGCCGAAGTGGATGAGCGCAATACGAAGCTGCTGTATGTCGGCATCTCCGATCCGTCCGTCAAGATCGAGCTTGGCAAATCCGTTCAGATCAAAATCGGATTGCAGAAGAAGACCGGAGTCGTTGTCATTCCGCGCAGCGGGCTGCGGACGTATTTAGGACGCACGTACGTTCAAGTGGCCGACGGCGACCGCCGCAAGGAAATCGACGTGGAGCCGGGTATCATGACGCAGACGGACGTCGAGATCGTGAAGGGATTAGATGAAGGCATGAAAGTCATATTGAATAACTAA
- a CDS encoding ABC transporter ATP-binding protein, translated as MAQVLLQAVKVKKVFGRGDNAVTAVKNIDLSIRRGTMIALKGRSGSGKTTLLNLLAALDQPTEGQVFYDGRVISDLPEKQRSTWRRTNLGLVFQAFGLIPLMSAYENVEFGLRIAGSDPALHKERAEQALEWVGMKGRMKHRPPELSGGEQQRVAIARAIAHRPALLLADEPTAELDSRMGLQVIKVFRELVENLGMTIVMTTHDPGIMEIVDHVIALEDGELAVEPTV; from the coding sequence ATGGCGCAAGTCTTGCTGCAAGCGGTGAAGGTGAAAAAAGTGTTTGGTCGCGGCGACAATGCTGTAACCGCTGTCAAAAATATCGATCTCAGTATTCGCCGAGGAACCATGATCGCGCTCAAAGGGCGTTCCGGCTCCGGGAAGACAACATTGCTCAATCTGTTGGCGGCTCTCGACCAGCCGACGGAAGGACAGGTTTTTTATGACGGACGGGTAATTTCGGATCTGCCGGAGAAGCAGCGGAGCACATGGCGGAGAACGAATCTGGGCCTCGTGTTCCAGGCGTTCGGATTGATTCCCCTCATGTCGGCTTACGAGAATGTAGAGTTTGGCCTGCGCATCGCAGGCAGCGACCCTGCCCTGCATAAGGAGCGGGCGGAGCAGGCGCTCGAGTGGGTGGGCATGAAAGGGCGGATGAAGCACCGTCCGCCGGAGCTGTCGGGCGGCGAGCAGCAGCGTGTTGCGATCGCGAGAGCGATTGCGCACCGGCCTGCCCTCTTGCTGGCGGACGAGCCTACGGCCGAGCTGGACAGCCGCATGGGCTTGCAAGTCATTAAAGTTTTCCGCGAACTCGTTGAAAATTTGGGCATGACAATCGTTATGACGACGCATGACCCCGGTATTATGGAAATCGTCGATCATGTTATTGCATTGGAGGATGGAGAACTTGCCGTTGAACCAACCGTCTAA
- a CDS encoding DUF92 domain-containing protein, giving the protein MDWWIRAAAGVLGSGLIAASAYRLRALSGSGAWSAAVMGTGYVALGGPLWFGALLAFFLSSTLWSKWKKRHAKKKAAEANYAKSGRRDAFQVWANGGLGLLLCLAHAIWPAAGWMYAFAGVMGAVNADTWATEIGALSRRAPRSVLNGRPVTAGTSGGVTALGSAAALAGAAFIGAVAAVLAPAGAGPGALLAAAAVAGTAGAFADSLLGATVQAMYRCRACGTETERAEHCGAAAVRIRGCAVMTNDAVNFASSAVAGLLAWGIGCAVG; this is encoded by the coding sequence ATGGATTGGTGGATAAGGGCTGCAGCGGGGGTGCTGGGCAGCGGTCTCATCGCGGCGTCTGCCTACCGGCTGCGTGCGCTGTCGGGTTCAGGCGCATGGTCGGCGGCGGTCATGGGGACCGGGTATGTAGCGTTAGGGGGACCGCTATGGTTCGGCGCGCTGCTGGCTTTCTTCCTGTCGTCGACCTTGTGGTCCAAATGGAAGAAACGGCATGCGAAGAAGAAAGCAGCCGAAGCGAATTATGCGAAGAGCGGCCGGCGCGACGCCTTCCAAGTGTGGGCGAACGGCGGACTGGGGCTGCTGCTCTGCCTCGCTCACGCCATATGGCCGGCAGCCGGCTGGATGTATGCTTTCGCAGGCGTCATGGGTGCGGTCAATGCGGATACGTGGGCTACGGAGATCGGTGCGCTAAGCCGTCGGGCGCCTCGCTCGGTTCTTAACGGCCGGCCCGTGACGGCCGGCACGAGCGGCGGCGTCACTGCGCTCGGCAGCGCCGCCGCGCTGGCAGGCGCCGCGTTCATCGGCGCCGTCGCCGCCGTGCTCGCGCCTGCGGGCGCCGGGCCCGGCGCGCTGCTGGCCGCCGCGGCCGTTGCCGGCACGGCCGGAGCCTTCGCGGATTCGCTGCTCGGCGCGACCGTGCAGGCAATGTATCGCTGCCGCGCATGCGGCACCGAAACGGAGCGCGCCGAACACTGCGGCGCCGCTGCCGTGCGGATCCGCGGCTGCGCCGTCATGACGAACGACGCGGTCAATTTCGCGTCTTCGGCCGTCGCCGGCTTGCTGGCGTGGGGAATCGGCTGCGCCGTCGGCTAA
- a CDS encoding GAF and HD-GYP domain-containing protein, with protein MLEPIPINADEAPAPQERTPEELLRIIFDYTAKISGERSIKNVLLLMADMGREMILADRCTVWLIDHAKQELFTTIAHGVNEIRVPLGTGFVGHSIETGECLLIDDAYADIRHNVDNDQRTGYRTQAIITVPFVGNNGVILGAYQAINKLTPQAVFSRRDLEQLKLAAAYAGKSLESVILQEEIESTQREIIFTMGQIGEGRSKETGNHVKRVADYSAILALGLGLSAHEAELLRVVSPMHDIGKVAIPDAILLKQGKLTSEEFDQMKQHTEVGYQLLKSSGRELLKTAAIVAHQHHEKWDGTGYPQGLKEEEIHLYGRITAVADVFDALGSDRVYKKAWELERILQLFREERGRHFDPRVVDVFVEQLPALLEIRERYKDDADETL; from the coding sequence ATGTTAGAGCCCATCCCTATAAACGCAGACGAAGCTCCCGCCCCGCAAGAACGCACGCCGGAAGAGCTGCTTCGCATTATCTTTGATTATACGGCCAAAATCAGCGGCGAACGCAGCATCAAAAACGTCCTGCTGCTCATGGCCGATATGGGCCGCGAGATGATCCTGGCCGATCGCTGCACGGTCTGGCTGATCGACCATGCCAAACAGGAACTGTTCACGACGATCGCGCATGGCGTAAACGAGATTCGCGTTCCGCTCGGCACCGGTTTCGTCGGCCATTCGATCGAAACGGGAGAATGCCTCCTGATCGATGACGCCTACGCGGACATCCGCCATAACGTCGACAACGATCAACGGACCGGTTATCGGACGCAAGCGATCATTACCGTGCCTTTCGTCGGCAATAACGGCGTCATCCTCGGGGCATACCAGGCGATCAACAAGCTGACTCCGCAAGCCGTATTCTCGCGGCGGGACCTGGAACAGCTTAAGCTGGCCGCGGCCTATGCCGGCAAATCACTGGAGTCTGTCATCCTGCAGGAAGAAATCGAATCCACGCAGCGCGAAATCATTTTTACGATGGGTCAAATCGGAGAAGGCCGATCCAAGGAAACCGGGAACCATGTCAAGCGGGTCGCGGATTATTCCGCCATCCTCGCGCTAGGCCTCGGCTTATCCGCGCATGAAGCCGAACTGCTTCGCGTCGTATCCCCCATGCACGACATCGGCAAGGTAGCGATTCCGGATGCTATTCTGCTCAAGCAAGGCAAACTCACCTCCGAGGAATTCGACCAGATGAAGCAGCACACCGAGGTGGGCTACCAGCTGCTGAAATCCTCCGGGCGCGAGCTGTTGAAGACCGCCGCGATCGTCGCTCACCAGCATCACGAGAAGTGGGACGGAACCGGCTATCCGCAAGGATTGAAGGAAGAAGAAATCCATCTATACGGCCGGATCACCGCCGTCGCCGACGTATTCGATGCGCTCGGCAGCGATCGGGTGTACAAGAAGGCTTGGGAGCTGGAGCGGATCCTGCAACTGTTCCGCGAAGAAAGAGGCCGGCATTTCGATCCCCGCGTCGTCGACGTGTTCGTCGAGCAGCTGCCCGCGTTGTTGGAAATCCGGGAGCGCTACAAGGACGATGCCGACGAGACGCTTTAG
- a CDS encoding glycerophosphodiester phosphodiesterase — MLNPCVAHRGASGLAPENTMAAFRKAMSFPFVQWIELDVQLSKDGIPVVIHDDALRRTARTSGRVNDYTAEELGCMDAGSWFDKSFAGEGIPTLEQVLDATIGRCRLNIELKTYGGRYPGMERKVVELLYRKGLQHDSVITSFDREALRQVRALTQEVRTGLIIDALPWTLTEELKRMGASFLSIGYSRVSETLLKDMNQANIEVMAWTVNDEPMMKRLARLGGSLMICTNYPDRFQNVLQAGA, encoded by the coding sequence TTGTTAAATCCATGTGTCGCCCACCGCGGCGCTTCCGGCCTGGCGCCGGAGAATACGATGGCTGCGTTTCGAAAGGCGATGTCGTTTCCGTTCGTGCAATGGATCGAGCTTGATGTACAGCTGTCCAAGGACGGCATTCCTGTCGTCATTCATGACGACGCGTTGAGACGTACAGCCAGGACGTCTGGCAGAGTGAACGATTATACGGCCGAGGAATTGGGCTGCATGGATGCGGGCAGCTGGTTTGACAAGTCTTTCGCGGGCGAGGGGATTCCGACGCTCGAGCAAGTTTTGGACGCGACGATCGGCCGCTGCAGGCTTAATATCGAGCTGAAAACGTACGGCGGCCGTTATCCCGGCATGGAGCGCAAGGTAGTCGAGCTCCTGTATCGGAAAGGGCTGCAGCATGACTCGGTCATCACCTCCTTTGACCGCGAAGCGCTCCGGCAGGTGAGAGCATTGACGCAGGAGGTTCGGACCGGACTGATCATCGATGCGCTGCCGTGGACGCTTACGGAAGAATTGAAACGGATGGGTGCTTCGTTCTTATCGATCGGCTATTCTCGCGTTTCGGAGACGCTGCTGAAAGACATGAACCAAGCAAATATCGAAGTGATGGCGTGGACAGTCAATGACGAGCCGATGATGAAAAGACTGGCGCGGCTTGGCGGTTCGCTCATGATCTGCACGAACTATCCGGACCGGTTCCAGAATGTGCTGCAAGCCGGCGCATAG
- a CDS encoding CapA family protein, translating to MVMSRSESHQRNKLKRSRRLRRLLVVNLAMLVVIAILVVVYVVQRQDGGGGKLDASSNGNKPPAQEGAGDQNSHEPPASNAGNGSPDPGEQAQGGTNAPAGNQGESGQNDGKSGSNPDQAPDAAGSTNSEANQGAAGGTDGNGTVEANGNGASEGTDADGAADGAAGLGAVGSGEREVNLSFTGDILLAASVERLLLKNGYDYPYAKVQQYLQLSDVTAANLETPITLRGTPAPNKQYVYKSSPDALPALIDSGVDVVSLANNHTLDQGEVGLLDTIDYLKKAKLPYMGAGINDTEAFKPVIKEVDGVRIAYIGLTRVVPVGSWKADKDHPGLAESYDPTRAVAAIKKAKTEADIVVVMVHWGTELQDMPNDDQKRLGHAYIDAGADLVVGSHPHILEGFEAYKGKWIAYSLGNFIFSGMPDKRTADTGVLDAACDASGKCALKFHPMRAVQSQPAPLEGDEAAALLKRLSSLSIHAAVDSSGQLQSKE from the coding sequence ATGGTCATGTCACGCTCTGAATCCCATCAACGCAACAAACTGAAGCGATCCAGGCGGCTACGAAGGCTGCTTGTCGTTAATCTCGCGATGCTTGTCGTCATCGCTATTCTGGTCGTTGTATACGTCGTGCAGCGTCAAGATGGCGGAGGAGGCAAGCTGGATGCCTCATCGAATGGAAACAAGCCGCCGGCGCAAGAGGGAGCTGGAGACCAGAACTCGCATGAACCGCCAGCTTCCAATGCCGGAAACGGCAGCCCGGACCCGGGGGAGCAGGCACAAGGGGGAACGAATGCGCCTGCTGGCAATCAAGGTGAATCCGGTCAAAACGACGGAAAGAGCGGAAGCAATCCCGATCAAGCGCCTGACGCAGCCGGAAGCACGAACTCGGAAGCCAACCAGGGAGCTGCCGGCGGAACGGACGGGAACGGTACCGTGGAAGCGAACGGGAACGGCGCTTCCGAAGGGACGGATGCGGATGGTGCTGCCGACGGAGCGGCCGGCTTAGGGGCGGTCGGTTCGGGTGAACGCGAGGTCAATCTATCGTTTACCGGCGATATTTTGCTGGCTGCTTCGGTCGAGCGTCTCCTGTTGAAGAACGGTTACGACTATCCGTACGCGAAGGTGCAGCAGTATTTGCAATTGTCGGATGTAACCGCAGCGAATTTGGAAACTCCGATTACGCTGCGCGGAACGCCGGCACCGAACAAGCAATACGTGTACAAATCCTCGCCCGACGCGCTGCCCGCTCTGATCGATTCCGGGGTCGACGTCGTCAGCTTGGCGAACAATCATACGCTTGACCAAGGCGAAGTCGGACTTCTAGATACCATCGATTATTTAAAGAAAGCGAAGCTGCCCTACATGGGCGCCGGCATTAACGATACCGAAGCGTTCAAGCCGGTCATCAAGGAAGTGGACGGCGTCCGCATCGCCTACATCGGGCTGACGCGGGTCGTACCCGTCGGATCCTGGAAAGCGGATAAGGATCATCCCGGTTTAGCGGAATCCTACGATCCGACGCGGGCCGTCGCCGCCATCAAGAAAGCGAAGACGGAAGCGGACATCGTCGTCGTCATGGTGCATTGGGGAACCGAGCTGCAGGACATGCCTAACGACGACCAGAAGCGCCTCGGACATGCGTATATCGATGCCGGGGCAGACTTGGTCGTCGGCAGCCACCCGCATATCCTGGAAGGCTTCGAGGCTTACAAAGGAAAATGGATCGCGTACAGCCTCGGCAATTTCATCTTTAGCGGCATGCCGGACAAACGGACGGCCGATACGGGCGTTCTGGATGCCGCGTGCGATGCTTCGGGCAAATGCGCGCTTAAGTTCCATCCGATGCGGGCCGTACAGTCGCAGCCGGCTCCGCTGGAAGGCGATGAGGCTGCCGCGCTGTTAAAACGGTTATCCAGCCTATCCATTCATGCCGCCGTCGATTCGAGCGGTCAACTTCAATCGAAGGAGTGA
- a CDS encoding MBL fold metallo-hydrolase, with product MSGIAGRPAATAWPGGILQVRVPLPFSLKWVNSYLLRDERGYVLIDPGLHTDEAVAAWKGVMDEHAIGFQDIHTIMLTHQHPDHYGLAGWFQERSGAPVYISAESYAYTQRLWGDDGGAAFAADLTALYTQHGMPSQVVAALGPHLDSFIAKVSPQPQVQFIEAGQTVRMAETDWQLIDAPGHAGGQLCFYAPDKRWMICGDQVLPTITPNISAVPGEDDRQLKRFLLSLRELACYEVELAFPGHREPFERFGERAAELAAHHERRLESIVLMLRESPGSAYSVCMRLFGERIAGDAHHMRFAMSETLAHIYDLEHKGLLARRLQEDGITYVA from the coding sequence TTGAGCGGTATTGCAGGAAGACCGGCTGCGACTGCGTGGCCCGGCGGTATATTACAAGTAAGAGTGCCGTTGCCGTTCTCGTTGAAATGGGTGAACAGCTACTTGCTGCGGGACGAACGGGGATACGTCCTCATCGATCCCGGCTTGCATACGGATGAAGCGGTCGCGGCCTGGAAAGGCGTTATGGACGAGCATGCGATCGGATTTCAGGACATCCATACGATCATGCTGACGCATCAGCATCCCGACCATTACGGACTTGCCGGATGGTTTCAAGAGAGAAGCGGCGCTCCCGTCTACATCTCGGCGGAATCGTACGCCTATACGCAGCGTCTGTGGGGAGACGATGGAGGCGCCGCGTTCGCGGCGGATTTGACTGCGCTCTATACGCAGCACGGCATGCCGTCCCAAGTCGTCGCCGCGTTAGGTCCGCATCTGGACAGCTTCATCGCGAAAGTATCGCCGCAGCCGCAGGTGCAGTTTATCGAAGCGGGGCAAACCGTCCGCATGGCGGAGACGGACTGGCAATTAATCGATGCGCCGGGGCATGCCGGCGGCCAATTATGCTTCTATGCGCCCGATAAGCGCTGGATGATCTGCGGCGACCAAGTGCTGCCGACGATCACGCCGAATATCAGCGCCGTTCCCGGCGAAGACGACAGGCAGCTGAAACGGTTTCTGCTCAGCCTGCGGGAATTAGCGTGCTATGAGGTCGAACTGGCTTTTCCAGGGCATCGGGAGCCTTTCGAACGTTTCGGGGAACGGGCGGCGGAGCTGGCGGCCCATCATGAACGCAGACTGGAGAGCATCGTCTTGATGCTGCGCGAATCGCCCGGTTCGGCCTACTCTGTATGCATGCGGCTGTTCGGCGAACGCATTGCGGGCGATGCGCATCATATGCGGTTTGCGATGTCGGAAACGCTGGCTCACATTTATGATTTGGAGCATAAAGGCCTCCTTGCAAGACGGCTGCAGGAGGATGGAATCACATACGTTGCATAA